In Actinoplanes lobatus, the DNA window CGTCGAGGTCGGCGGCTGCATCGTCCGGGACACCCCCGGATTCTCGGTCGGCGGGTCCGACGTCCGGGCGCAGAACAACACCCGCGAGGCCCTGGCGGCGGTCGACCTCACGGACGTCGGCGTCCTCGTGCTCACCCCGCAACTGGCGACCGCCGACCGCGACCAGCTCCAGCAGCTGATCACCCGCGAGTGGCCCGCGGGAACGCTGTGGATCGTGATCTCCCGGTTCGACGAGGCCGGCGTCAACCCCGAGCACGGGCTCGCCCCGTACCGGGAACTGACCGCCCGCAAGGTCGCTGAACTGCGGCAACAGCTGACGTTCGACGACTCGGCCCCGGTCTACGCCGTGGCGCCGGATCCGTTCGGGCTGGCCGGCTCGTACACCGATCTCGGCCCGGAGACCTGGGACGCCTACCGCGCCTGGGACGGCATGAAGGACCTGACGGACGCCCTCGGCGCGGTGTCGTCGTCGGACCTGCCCGGATGGCGGCACGCCGCCGGGCAACGCTACTGGACGGCGGTCCTCGAACAGACCGTGACCGAACTGCGCGTCCAGCTGGCCGGCTACACGGTACGTGCCGAGGTCGCCACCAGCGGCATCAACCGCCGCCGGGCGTCGGAGAACGAACTCGACGCCATCGACCGCGCCGCCCGGGCCGGCCTCGACGGTCTCGTCGAGGAGGTGCTGCGCCGCGCCGGGAACCCGGCCTCCGGCACCGACGAGGTCCAGGCCGAGATCCAGCGCGCGCTCGGCGAGTGGTTCGAGAAGCACGAGCTCCGCCTCCAGCGGCTGCGGCAATCGGTGCGCAAGTCCACCGAACGCGACCACGCCCACCCGGCCTGGGCCGACTTCGCCTCCCTGGTCGCCACCCTCGAATCCGGCACCACCCGGGTCCCGGCCGAGGGCCTCGCCGGACGTGTCGAGTCGGTCGGGCCCATGCTGGTCGGCGTGCTGAAGGCGATGAGCGACGCGGCCGGGCCACTCGCCGGCAAGAAGACCCGCACCGCCAAGGCGGCCGAAGGGCTGGGACGGCACCTCGGCACCGTCGAGGCCGCGGTTCCCCTCGTCGTGTACGCGGCGAAGATCTTCGACGACTACCGGGCGGACCGTGCCCGTACCAACCAGGACAGGGCGGCGGCCGACAGCCGGCAACAGCTCGTCGACGCCTGCACCCGGCACGCCCTCGACACCTGGCAGCCGTACGTCGACGATCTGCGCGACGAGATCGTCGCCGCGACGAGCGACCGCGCGGACCTCGACGAGAGCCTGCACCAACTCGTCGGCCACCTCCGCGAAGCCCTGGCCGAGGGCGAGCGCCTGCTCACCCCGCCGCGGTAGCCCGACAGCACCCGCCCGTCGTGATCGCACCGAAGGAGAGCAGTGTCGATCCCCTCGACAGCCATTCTGGCGCAGCGGCTGTCGCGGGCGGGGATCCGCGACGTCGTCACCGTCGAGCCGGTGAGCGGTGGACTTGCCGCGCTCGCCGGCATAGCCGTCCGCGACAATGCGCCGTCGGTCTTCGTCAAAGCCTTCGCCGAAGCGCGCGACAGCGACGGTGACGCCTTCGTCGCGGAGGCCGAAGGACTGGCGGCCCTGCGGGAGCTCGGACAGCTGGCGACACCCGAGGTGATGCTGGCGAACCCGGAGTTGCTCGTGCTGTCGCTTCTCCAGCCGAGACCACGCGACGAAGCCTTCTGGGAGCGGTTCGCGCACGCGCTCGCCCACCTGCACACGAGCACCGTCCATCCCCGCTTCGGATGGCACCGCGACAACTGGTTGGGTCGCCGCCGGCAGGTCAACACGTGGGCCGGCGACGGCTTCGCCTTCTTCGCCGAACACCGGTTGCTCCGCTGGCTCACCGAGCCTCGCGTCGAGGCCGCGCTCGACCCCGCCGACCGGGCCGCGATGGAACGGCTGTGTGATCGACTGCCGGAGCTGTTGCCGGACCGGCCGGCCTGTCTGACCCATGGCGACCTGTGGGCCCAGAACGTGCTGGCCACGGCCGACGGGCGAGCGGCGGTGATCGACCCGGCAGTGTCGTACATGTGGGCCGAGGTGGACCTGGCCCATCTCTGGACCACCGTGCCGCCGCCGGAATCGCGCCGCTTCTTCGACGTCTATGCCGAGGCGACCGGTCTCGACGACGGCTGGCGGGCCCGCATGCCGATCATCCAGCTGCGACAGCACCTGGCGGTCCTGGCCCAGTTCGACGACGACTGGGGCGCCGCCGAGACGATCCGTGCCACGTTGACGCCGTTCCGGGCCGGGACCTGACCGCCCGTGACCTGCGACGGAATCGGAACTCAGTGGGATTCGCGGGAGACGCGGTCGCCGCTGGAGCCGCGCAGGAAGTCGCAGTCGGCGCCGGTGTCGGCCTGGCCGACGGTGTCGACGTAGAGGCGCTCCCAGCCGCGCGACGGCGCGGCGTAGGCCTTCGCCGCCTCCGGCGACGGCTCACGGGCGGCCCACTCGCCGGCGGGGACGTCGGCGTCGAGGCGCCGGTTCGCGACGTCGAGGACGATCATGTCGCCGGTGCGGACCTTGGCGAGCGGCCCGCCGGCCGCGGCCTCGGGGGCGACATGCAGAACCACGGTTCCGTACGCCGTACCCGACATGCGGCCGTCGCAGACGCGCACCATGTCGCGTACCCCCTGTTCGAGAAGTTTCGCCGGCAGCGGCATGTTGGACACCTCCGGCATGCCGGGATAGCCCTTGGGCCCGCAGCCGCGCAGCACCAGCACCGAGTCGGCGGTGACGTCCAGATCCGGGTCGTCGAGCCGGGCGTGCAGGTCCTCGACGGAGTCGAAGACCACGGCCGGCCCCCGGTGCCGCAGCAGGTGCGGGGACGCGGCGGCCGGTTTGACGACCGCCCCGTCCGGCGCCAGGTTGCCGTAGAGGACCGCGATCCCGGCGTGCGGCCGCAGCGGTTCGGCGCGCGGGCGGATCACCTCCCGGTCGTAGACGCGGGCGTCGCCGAGGTGGTCGGCCAGCGGTCGGCCGGTGACCGTGATCGCGGCCGGGTCCAGCAGGTCACGGATCTCGGCGAGGACGGCGTGCAGGCCGCCGGCCCGATACAGGTCGTCCATCAGGAACCGGCCGGCCGGCAGCAGGTCGACCAGCAGCGGCACGTCGGCGCCCGTACGATCGAAGTCGTCCTGGGAAAGGTCGACGCCGAGCCGGCCGGCGATGGCGAGCAGGTGCACGACGGCGTTGGTGGAGCCGCCGAGGGCGGCGAGCGCGACGATCGCGTTGAGGAACGAGCCGCGGGTCATCACCTCGCTGGGGCGGCGGTCCGCGTCGACCAGTTCGACGGCGAGCACACCGGTCGCGTGGGCGGCCTCCAGCAGGCGGCTGTCCGGGGCCGGGGTGCCGGCGACTCCGGGCAGGGTCATGCCCAGCACCTCGGCGATCAGGCCCATGGTGGAGGCGGTGCCCATCGTGTTGCAGTGGCCCCGGCTGCGGATCATCGACGACTCGGAGCGCTGGAACTCGGCGTTGGTGAGAGTCCCGGCCCGGACCTCCTCGGACAGTTTCCACACGTCGGTGCCGCAGCCGAGCGGCACGCCACGGAAGGTGCCGGTCAGCATCGGGCCGCCGGGCATCACCACGGCCGGCAGGTCGACCGAGGCGGCGCCCATCAGCAGCGCGGGGATGGTCTTGTCGCAGCCGCCGAGCAGGACGACGCCGTCGATCGGGTTGGCGCGCAGCATCTCCTCGATGGCCATCGCGGCCATGTTGCGCCACAGCATCGCGGTGGGCCGGACCTGGGTCTCGCCGATCGACACGACGGGCAGGTTCAGCGGGATGCCGCCGGCCCGGTGGACGCCGTCGGCGACGCTGCGGGCGACCTCGTCGAGGTGGGCGTTGCACGGGGTCAGGTCGGAGGCGGTGTTGGCGATGGCGATGTGCGGGCGCCCGTCGAAGGCGTCGGCCGGCAGACCGCGCCGCATCCAGGCACGGTGGATGTAGCTGTTGCGATCGTCTCCGGCGTACCACTGTGCACTGCGTCGCGGATGCATCGCCCACCTCCGGTGGTCACTACAATTCCATGGACATGAATGAGATGACCAGACGGCACACCGCCCGCCCGGCCACCGGCACCGGCTGGTTCCTCGGGGAGGGGCCGGTGTGGGACGCCGCCCGGCAGCGCCTGTTGTGGGTCGACATCATGGCCGGCGACGTGTACGAGGGCCGGCTCGGCGCCGACGACCGTGTGGAAGCGGTCCGTAGCTGGTCGTTCGAGCAGAGCGTGGGTGCTGTCGCGGTCGCTGGGAACGGCGACCTGCTGGTGGCCGAGCGGGAGACGCTCACCCGGGTGCATGCCGACGGCGGGCGTACGCATCTGGCGCGGGTGTTGCCGCCGGGGTCGCCGAGCCGGCTCAACGACGGCGCGGTCGACCCGTCCGGCCGGTTCCTGGTCGGCAGTCTCGGCGGTGACCGGGAGGTGCTGGTCCGTTTCGAGGACGGCGGGTGCACGACCATCGACGACGATCTGACCCTCTCCAACGGGCTGGCCTGGAGCCCGTCCGGTGACCGGTTCTACAGCGTGGACACGCTCACCCGCACCGTCCATGTGCGCGACTACCCGGCGGGGGAGCGGTCCGTGTTGTTCACCGTCGGCGACGGGTACCCGGACGGCCTGTGTGTGGACGCCGGCGGCAACCTGTGGCTGGCCGTCTGGGGCGGGGGCCGCGTCGAGTGCCGGTCGCCGGCCGGTGAGCTGCTCGCGGTGGTCGAGGTGGACGCCCCGCACACCTCCAGCGTCGCGTTCGCCGGGCCGGGACTGAACGTCCTGGTGATCACCACGGCCACGCAGCACCTCACCGCCGCCGATCTGGCGGCCCATCCGCTGTCCGGCCGGCTGTTCACCGCCCGCGTCGGTGTCACGGGACTGCTCACGCCGTACTGGAATCCGGGTCTTTGATCTCATCCCTTGACCGCGCCCGCGGTGAGCCCTTCGGTGAGGAATCGCTGCCCGAACGCATACATGACCACGACGGGGATGCTGACCAGCAGCGACGCGGCGGCGAGCTGGCCCTGTGGCACGACGTCGCCGGCGATCATCGACTGCATGCCGACGGGCAGCGTCTTGTACTCGTCCTTGGTGATGAACACGAAGGCGAAGAGGAACTCGTTCCAGGCGTTGGTGAGGGTGAACAGTGCGACCGCCAGCAGGCCCGGTTTGGCCAGGGGCAGCACCACCCGGCGGAACGCCTGGACCCGGGTGCTGCCGTCGACCAGGGCCGCCTCCTCCAGGTCGACCGGGATCGACGCGAAGTAGCCGGTCAGCAGCCAGGTGGCGAACGGCAGCGTGAACGTCGGGTAGGTGAGCACCAGCGACCACAGCGAGTCGGTGAGCCGTGTCTCGATGAGCAGTTGATAGAGCGGGATGAACAGCAGCGCGCCGGGCATCACGTAGGTGAGCAGGACCGTGACGGTGAAGCCCTGTGCGCCGCGGAACCGTAGCCGGGCCAGCGCGTATCCGCCGAGGGCGGCGCAGAGCAGGGCCACCGTGGTGGACGCCGCCGACACCATCAGGGTGTTGAGGTACCAGCGGCCGAACGGCTGGTTGGTGAAGAGGGCGCCGAACTGTTCCAGGGTCCACGGCGTGGGCCACAGGTCGTTGTCGCGCATGACGACCTGGTTCTCGGACTTGAACGCGGTGACCGCGATCCAGTAGACCGGGCCCAGGACGAAGGCCAGCAGTCCGGCCAGCGCGATCGCGGTACCCACCCGGGACACCACGGCGGAGGCTCGGCGCCCGCCCCGGGCGCCCAGCACCGAGACGATCCGGGCGACGGCGACCGCGATCAGCAGGGCCGTTCCGAGGATGACCGTGGCCTTCCAGAAGATCTCCGGCGAGGCCCAGAACAGCAGGCCGGTGACGGCCGCGGTGACGGCCCAGCCGACCGCGGTACGGGCCGGCCCGGTCCATCGTGGTGGCCGGTTGCCGGAGTCCTGGCGCAGTAGCCGGACCAGGACGAACACCAGTCCGGCGATGATCGGCAGCATGACCAGCGTGACGGCGGCGCCGGCCCCGTACTGCAGTTGCAGGATCGCCTTCGAGTAGGCGACCAGCACGTACGGGGCGGTGACGTCGCCCGGACCACCCTGGGTCAGCAGCCAGATCAGGTCGAAGTTGTTGAACGTCCAGATCGACGACAGGGTGACCGTTACGGTGATCACGTGGCGTAGCCCGGGCAGGGTGACGTGCCGGAACCGCTGCCAGGCTGTGGCGCCGTCGATGGTGGCGGCCTCGTAGTGCTCGGCGGGGATGGCTTTCAGGCCGGCCAGGAAGCAGACGGTGAAGAACGGCACCCCCTTCCACACGTTGACCAGGATCACCGAGGGCATGGCCAGCGCCGGGTCGGACAGCCAGCCGGCCGGCCAGCTGTCGACCAGGTGCAGGGTCGCCAGCAGCGGGCCGATTCCCGAGCTGGTGAGCAGCGTGTTGACGCTGCCGAAGATCGGGTCGAGCAGGGAGCGCCAGCTGAACGCGGTGACCACCGTCGGCACCACCCACGGCACCAGGAGCAGGCCGGTCAGCAGGGCCCGGCCGCGGCGCAGGCGGTGCAGGAGCAGGGCCGCGGCAAGACCGAGCAGGACCTTGAAGATCTCGGCGTACGCGGTGAAGACGAACGAGTTCACCACACCGGTACGGAATTGCTGGTCACCGGCGAGTGAGAGGTAGTTGTCCAGGCCGACGAACACGCTGTCCGGGCCGTGCCGTTCGGTGGTGCTGGTGATGAACGACTGGGCGATCGGCACGAGCACGAGCACACCGACCAGTACGGCGGTCGGCGTCAGGAACAGGGCCGCGAGCCGCCAGTCGCGGCCCAGCCGCCGCTGGACGGGCGTGAGGGAGCCGGGCCCCGGTGGCGATGTCGCCTTCACCACCGGGGCCGGCGCTGTGCGCAGCGACCTCACTGCGGCAGCCCCTGCTGGGAGAAGATCTGCACCATCTTGGCGTGGGCGTCCTTGACCGCCTGCGCGGGCGCCGCGCCCTGCGCGACCTGCTGCATCATGTCGGTCATGACGTAGGCGGCGACGACGGCCTGCTGTCCGGCGCTGGCCTTCTGCGGGAAGGTCAGGCCGTTCTTGGTCTTCAGCGGCAGGGGCTGCTGGGACATGGTGCGCAGCATCGGGAACGCCGGGTCACCGCCGCCGAAGAACGGGTCGGCGTCCCAGACCTCCTCCCAGGCGGGCATCGCCAGGCCGGGGGCCTCCTTCGCCACGCCGACCAGGGCGGGCGCGGTGATCAGGTACTGGGCGAGGAGCCGGGCGAGGGCGCCGTTCTTGGCGCCCTTGAACACCACGAAGCCCTGGGACTGCCCGAGCAGCAGCGAGGAGTCGGTGGCCGGGCCGATGCAGTCGGAGAAGACGTGCGTGTTGCCGTACACCGGATTCTTCTTGGTCTTGGAGTCGGCGTAGACGCTGAAGCTGTTGCGGGTGTAGCCGAGGACGCCGGCGAGCCAGTTCTCGTTGTTGCTGGTGTCGGTCCAGCTCTCCACGCCGGGTGGCAGCATCGGCTTGAACTTGGGATTGGTGTAGATGTCGCCGAGGAAGGTGACCGCCCGCACCGTCTCCGGCGAGTCGAAGGTGACCTTGCGGCCGTCGTTGGAGGCGATCGCCCCGCCGTAGGAGTTGATCAGCGCCTCGATCATGCCGTTGGCGTCCCCGGAGCGGTTGATCGTCATGCCCCAGCCGAACCGGCGTTTGCCCGGGTCGGAGATCGCCAGGCAGACGTCGCGCAGTTCCTCCCAGGTGTAGACGTCCTTCGGGGTGATCCCCTTCTCCTGCATCCAGTCCTTGCGCAGGAACGATCCGATGCCGATGAAGTGGTACGGGATCGCGTACCACCTGCCGTCGAAGACGCAGAAGTTCTTGGCCTCGGCGCAGGGTTCGCCGTACTTTGCGGTCAGCGCCGTGACGACCTCGGTCACGTCCTCCAGGTCGCCCAGCGCGTGGAACTGGGCGATGAACCGTGAGTCGGTCATGAACGCCAGGTCGCGGGCCACGCCGCCCTTGACCTCGGCGTCGATCTTGGCGACCACGTCGCCCGCGTCGGCCTGGACCAGGCTGTTCTCGATCGTCGTTCCGGTGGCTTCGGCGAATTTCCTGATCGAGGCGTCCAGTGCCTCGTTGGCGGCCGTCGAGTACAGCTTCTGCGACAGCACGCCCATCGTGGAGCCTTTCAGCGCCGTGGCGGCGTCGAGCAGTTCCTTCGGCACCTCCGCCGGGGCGGTGGGCGGCGGCTCCGAGCCGTCGCCGCAGGCGGCCAGGCCGGCCGCGCCGAGCACCCCTACGCCCATTCCCAGAAAGCCGCGTCTCTTCATGGCCGCTCAACCCCTTTGTTCGAAATCTCGAACGTGGTTCGATATACCGTATCGGGTGGACGCGACGCTAGGACAGACCCATGAGAGGTGTCAATGTTTCGGAGCGGTTGCCGATTACCGCGATATGTCGCGGTACCCCATGCGCGCCGACAGCGTGGCCGCACCCTCGCGCACCAGCCCGGTCCACTTCTCCGGCGCCTGCGGGGTCCAGCGGATGATCGGCGCCGACACGCTCATCGCGGCGACGATCGCGCCGGAATGGTCCCGGACCGGCGCGGCGACACAGCGCATGGCGATGTCGGACTCCCCGATGTCGGCCGCGACGCCGTCAGCGCGGACCTGATCGAGACGCGCCCGCAGCCGGTCCGGGTCGGTGATGCTGGCCGGTGTCATGCCCGCCAGGGGACCCTTCGCCAGGACGCCGTCCAGCCCCGCCCGGTCGAGGCCGGCCAGCAGGATCTTGCCGACCGCCGTGCAGTTGGCGGGCAGCCGGCGCCCCACCGCGGACACCATCCGGACCGGGTGCGTGCTGTCCACCTTGACGAGATAGATGACATCGGCGCCGTCCAGCACGGCCACATGGACCGCCTCGTCACAGGCGGCCGCCACATCCCGCGCGACACCCTGCGCCTCGCGGACCAGATCGAGCCGCCCCGCGAACGCCGAACCGAGCTGGAACAACGGCATGCCGAGCCGGTACCGCACCGGCTGGCCCGGGACGACGATCAGGTACGCCCGCTCCACCAGCGTGACCAGCAGCTCGTGGACGGTGGTCCGGGGCAGGTCGAGCCGCTCGATCACCTCGCGGGCCGACAACTCCGGCCGGTCCAGGAACAGTTCGAGGATGTCGAGCGCGCGGATGACCGCCGGTACCACACGGGCCACGTCAACAGTCCTTTCGGAGGGTCACATGCCGATATCCCTTCACCACGTGCGTGTTGGCGCCGGGTCACGCTGGACAGTGTGCCAGGACGGCGAGTGGGCCGAACTCGGCGGCACACTCGCCGACCTGCTCGCCGGGCCGCTCGACCGGGCCCGGGCCACGATCGAGGCCGCCCTTCCCGCTGCCCTTCCCGGCCCCGCTCCGCACGGTCCCTTCCTCCCCCCGATCGACCGGCAGGAGATCTGGGCGGCCGGGGTCACCTACCTGCGCAGCCGCGACGGGCGCCGGGAGGAGTCCGGGCACGGCCCGCTCTACGACCACGTCTACGACAGCGACCGGCCGGAGATCTTCTTCAAATCCAGCCCCTGGCGCGTGGTCGGCGACCGCGACCCGGTCGGGATCCGCGCCGACTCCGGCTGGGACGTGCCCGAGGCCGAGGTGGGCCTGGTGCTCAACGCGGCCGGCGACGTGTTCGGCTACACCCTCGGCAACGACATGAGCAGCCGGTCGATCGAGGGCCTGAACCCGCTCTACCTGCCACAGGCCAAGATCTACGACCGGTCCTGCGCGATCGGGCCGGCGATCGTGCCGAGCTGGGCGGCCGGTCCCGGCCCGTTCGAGATCGGCCTGCGAGTGCTGCGCGACGGCCGGGAGGCGTACGCCGCGACGGCCTCCACCGCAGGCATGGCCCGCAGCTTCGCCGACCTCGCCGGCTGGCTGTTCCGGGCGCTGAGCTTCCCGGCCGGCGTGGTGCTGCTGACCGGCACCGGCGTGGTGCCCGACGCCGACTTCACCGCCCGCCCCGGCGACACGATCGAGATCCGGTGCCCGGAACTCGGGATGCTGACCAACGGGGTCGTCGCGGTGGGGTGCGCGCCGGCGGACGCTGACGACGGCTGACGCTCTGCTTGTCCGCGGCGGCCGGCACGGCGGCGCCGGCATCGACGCCGGCGCCGGCCCGGTCAGCCGCCGTTGACCGGGTGGAACGGCTTGGGCAGGGTGCGGGGCGCCGCCGAGCGGGCCGTGACCGCCGGAGCCGCCGGCAGACTGTCCATCAGCGTGCGGCCGATCTTGGCGTGCGCCTCCACCGCCGGATGGGTGGCGCCGTAGTTCTCCGGATCGCCCAGCCCTTCAGCGAACATCGCGTACGTCAGCAGCGGCGAACCGTCGACGCCGAACATGATGCCGGCCTCGTGCCGGGACTCGCCGAGGCTGTTGAAGTCGGCGCCGTACTTGGTGGCGACGCGCTCGCGCTCCCGCGACGACATCACCCGCCGGACACCGTCGTGGTAGCCGTTGAGCCACCGGGTGACGCTGAGCAGGAAGTCACAGGACTCCGGCTTGAGCAGCGTCTTGGTGGCCAGCCGCCACAGCAGGTCGTGCATCTCCCGCGGCGTCGTCGTACCCAGGAAGAACCGGTTCGGATTGGCGACCGGCTGGACCCGGGTGTGCACGAACCCCTTGGCCGCCAGAATCTCGTTGATCTCCAGGGCAGGAACGACACGACCACACATCCGTACGGCCGTGTTGTCGGACACCAGCAGCATCGCGGTGAGGAAGTTCGCCACCGTGATCTCATCACCCCACACCCGGTGCAGGTGGTAGATGCCGGAGCCGCCCAGAATGATGTCGGCCGGCAGGTCGAGCTTGGTGCCCAGACTCAGCAGACCCCGGTCGATCTTGTCCATGACAGCGGTGGCGACCGCCAGCTTCTGCACGCTGTACCCGTTGGTGACGTGGTCGGCGTCGTCCTCCACGACGGGCCGCAGCACGCCGGCCGCGTCCACCGCGGCGATGTGGGTATGCCAGAGGCCGCCGGCCTTGGCCTTCTCCCGCTCGTACACCCTCCGGATGCCACGCGGCCCGGACGGCGCGGCCTCGGCGGGCCCGCTCACGCCCGCGCCGACGACCGCCGCGGCGGCGCCGATCCCGAGTGCCGAACGGCGCGACAAGCTGGATGACATCGTGTCTCCTCAGTGGATGGACGGCGAATCACGGCGCAAGGTACACCATGCCCGCTCCACCAACAGCCTTGTCGCCCGCGTTCCGGGATCGCCATTCTGCGTTCCCCGTTGGGAAGATCGAGCCCGGACTCTAGAGTGACGCCGTGGGAAACCAGCCGGTCCGTGACGCCTACTCCGCCATGTCTGAGCAGTACATCGCCTTGATCAAGGGTGGGCAGGCCGACGTGGACGACACGGCCCTCGTCCGGGACCACCTCGCCGGCCTGGACGGCAGGGTGCTCGACCTCGGCTGCGGCCCCGGGCACTGGAGCGCCTACCTGCATTCGTGCGGCGCCGACGTGATCGGTATCGACCTGGTCCCCGAGTTCATCCACCACGCGCGGACGAACTTTCCCGGGCCGGAGTTCCGGCTCGGATCGATGACCGGCCTGGACCTTCCCGACCACTCGGTGGCCGGGATCCTCTCCTGGTATTCGACCATCCACCTACCGCCACCGGAACTGGACGGTGTACTCACCGAGTTCCGCCGGATGTTGGCCCCTTCCGGGAAGCTGGTGATCGGCTTCTTCGACAGCGCCGACGTGGTGGCCGCGTTCGACCACAAGGTTCATCGGGCATACCGCTGGCCCGTGGACGAGTTCTCCGCACGCCTGGAAAAGGCCGGTTTCACCGAACTTCAGCGCTCAAGGAAACAGTTGCCGGACCGCCCGGACCGCATGTATGCGGCCATCGCCGCGACATAGTGGTCACCTGACCACTGGATCAGCCCAGCCTGAAACCTGCTGCGCTGGGCAGGCCGGCGCCGATCAGCTCGAAGGCAGGCAACCCAGCGCGACCTGCACCCTCGCGAGCAGCGTCTTGGTCACGATGCCGGACAGCTCGCCGAGTGCTTTGACGGGCGCGGGGCCCGCTCGATCCGGCTGTGATCGCGCCCTGGACAGCCACGCCTTCGACGGGATCGCGCTCTTCAGTGACATGACGTGCCGCCGCGCACGTTCGACGCCGGGCTCGGACATCTCCTTGAGGCTTTCGCCATCGCGGGAGGTATATCGAGGTGCGCTCGCGCGATCCTCCTGGTCCGATGTTGACGATGTCCTCCACACCACGAGCCGCCATGTCGCGGTCACTGCGCACCGAACGTCTGAGGCTGGACGCCTTCACCGCCGATGATGCCGTCGAGTTGCACGCACTCTTCGCCGACCCGGACACGCATACCATCGGATCTGGACCCTTCACCGCCTTCGAGCAGACCGAACGCTGGATCGACAATCGCATCGCAGCGCAACGCGACCATGGCCTGTGTTGGTATGCGGTTCGATGCTTCGAGACCGGACTGCTGATCGGCAATTGCGGGATGCTCAAAGGCCGAACCGGTTGCGAGGAACCGGAACTCGGCTACATGATCCAGGCCTCGTACCGAGGCCGCGGCTATGCCACCGAAGCAGCCGCGGCGGTGCTACAGCAGTGTCACGCTGTTGGCGTACGTCGGGTGTGGGCCAGCATCCGCCCTCACAACCTCGCATCGCGCCACATCGTCACGCGACTGGGCATGCACCTGGACCGCACGGACAACGACGACCAGGGCGAACTGCTCTTCTACGCCATTGACCTGCACTTCCGTTGACCACCCATCCCGGTATGCCTGGCTCGACCGGTGGAACCGGATGGCCGCCCGGCCGTCCACTCCCTTCACCACCACCCGATGGGACGGCCAGCCGGGCGACCGGGAAACCCGCAGGTGCGGCTCTCGGCCCGGAGAGGCCGCCGCCGGCCCGATCACCCCGTCGTGAGGCGCCGGCGGGGACGGAACGCCAACAATGCGACGAGGAGCAACGTCACCGGCAGGCCGAAGAGCCACAGCGCGGTGCCGGGATCAATCCACCCTGCCGTGCGGGCGATGTCCAGGAGTGTTCCGGTCAGCAGGGCAGTGCCAAGGTGAGGCAGAACGAGATCGCCTTCACCGGGACTGCGCGTCCAACCAGGGCCGGCGTCCCGGTCCGGTCGGGTGTGTTCCCGTGATGCCCATGACTACCGAGTAGAGGCTGGTCTCGGCGGCGATGAAGAGGCGGTTGCGCTTGGCGCCGCCCCAGGAGATGTTGGCCACCGACTCGGGGATGTTCAGTCGCCCGAGCAGCGTGCCGTCAGGGTCGTAGCAGTGCACACCGTCGTCCATCGCAGCGGCCCAGAGC includes these proteins:
- a CDS encoding GTPase domain-containing protein; this encodes MTVVDIDAVRDWLGRLPGGSLAGRYGAAWDTFQQLDKPVVTLFGSYDTGKSSLLRRLIADTGGTAPAWLTISARHETFEVNGVEVGGCIVRDTPGFSVGGSDVRAQNNTREALAAVDLTDVGVLVLTPQLATADRDQLQQLITREWPAGTLWIVISRFDEAGVNPEHGLAPYRELTARKVAELRQQLTFDDSAPVYAVAPDPFGLAGSYTDLGPETWDAYRAWDGMKDLTDALGAVSSSDLPGWRHAAGQRYWTAVLEQTVTELRVQLAGYTVRAEVATSGINRRRASENELDAIDRAARAGLDGLVEEVLRRAGNPASGTDEVQAEIQRALGEWFEKHELRLQRLRQSVRKSTERDHAHPAWADFASLVATLESGTTRVPAEGLAGRVESVGPMLVGVLKAMSDAAGPLAGKKTRTAKAAEGLGRHLGTVEAAVPLVVYAAKIFDDYRADRARTNQDRAAADSRQQLVDACTRHALDTWQPYVDDLRDEIVAATSDRADLDESLHQLVGHLREALAEGERLLTPPR
- a CDS encoding fructosamine kinase family protein, with amino-acid sequence MSIPSTAILAQRLSRAGIRDVVTVEPVSGGLAALAGIAVRDNAPSVFVKAFAEARDSDGDAFVAEAEGLAALRELGQLATPEVMLANPELLVLSLLQPRPRDEAFWERFAHALAHLHTSTVHPRFGWHRDNWLGRRRQVNTWAGDGFAFFAEHRLLRWLTEPRVEAALDPADRAAMERLCDRLPELLPDRPACLTHGDLWAQNVLATADGRAAVIDPAVSYMWAEVDLAHLWTTVPPPESRRFFDVYAEATGLDDGWRARMPIIQLRQHLAVLAQFDDDWGAAETIRATLTPFRAGT
- a CDS encoding IlvD/Edd family dehydratase, producing the protein MHPRRSAQWYAGDDRNSYIHRAWMRRGLPADAFDGRPHIAIANTASDLTPCNAHLDEVARSVADGVHRAGGIPLNLPVVSIGETQVRPTAMLWRNMAAMAIEEMLRANPIDGVVLLGGCDKTIPALLMGAASVDLPAVVMPGGPMLTGTFRGVPLGCGTDVWKLSEEVRAGTLTNAEFQRSESSMIRSRGHCNTMGTASTMGLIAEVLGMTLPGVAGTPAPDSRLLEAAHATGVLAVELVDADRRPSEVMTRGSFLNAIVALAALGGSTNAVVHLLAIAGRLGVDLSQDDFDRTGADVPLLVDLLPAGRFLMDDLYRAGGLHAVLAEIRDLLDPAAITVTGRPLADHLGDARVYDREVIRPRAEPLRPHAGIAVLYGNLAPDGAVVKPAAASPHLLRHRGPAVVFDSVEDLHARLDDPDLDVTADSVLVLRGCGPKGYPGMPEVSNMPLPAKLLEQGVRDMVRVCDGRMSGTAYGTVVLHVAPEAAAGGPLAKVRTGDMIVLDVANRRLDADVPAGEWAAREPSPEAAKAYAAPSRGWERLYVDTVGQADTGADCDFLRGSSGDRVSRESH
- a CDS encoding SMP-30/gluconolactonase/LRE family protein — encoded protein: MNEMTRRHTARPATGTGWFLGEGPVWDAARQRLLWVDIMAGDVYEGRLGADDRVEAVRSWSFEQSVGAVAVAGNGDLLVAERETLTRVHADGGRTHLARVLPPGSPSRLNDGAVDPSGRFLVGSLGGDREVLVRFEDGGCTTIDDDLTLSNGLAWSPSGDRFYSVDTLTRTVHVRDYPAGERSVLFTVGDGYPDGLCVDAGGNLWLAVWGGGRVECRSPAGELLAVVEVDAPHTSSVAFAGPGLNVLVITTATQHLTAADLAAHPLSGRLFTARVGVTGLLTPYWNPGL
- a CDS encoding ABC transporter permease, translating into MRSLRTAPAPVVKATSPPGPGSLTPVQRRLGRDWRLAALFLTPTAVLVGVLVLVPIAQSFITSTTERHGPDSVFVGLDNYLSLAGDQQFRTGVVNSFVFTAYAEIFKVLLGLAAALLLHRLRRGRALLTGLLLVPWVVPTVVTAFSWRSLLDPIFGSVNTLLTSSGIGPLLATLHLVDSWPAGWLSDPALAMPSVILVNVWKGVPFFTVCFLAGLKAIPAEHYEAATIDGATAWQRFRHVTLPGLRHVITVTVTLSSIWTFNNFDLIWLLTQGGPGDVTAPYVLVAYSKAILQLQYGAGAAVTLVMLPIIAGLVFVLVRLLRQDSGNRPPRWTGPARTAVGWAVTAAVTGLLFWASPEIFWKATVILGTALLIAVAVARIVSVLGARGGRRASAVVSRVGTAIALAGLLAFVLGPVYWIAVTAFKSENQVVMRDNDLWPTPWTLEQFGALFTNQPFGRWYLNTLMVSAASTTVALLCAALGGYALARLRFRGAQGFTVTVLLTYVMPGALLFIPLYQLLIETRLTDSLWSLVLTYPTFTLPFATWLLTGYFASIPVDLEEAALVDGSTRVQAFRRVVLPLAKPGLLAVALFTLTNAWNEFLFAFVFITKDEYKTLPVGMQSMIAGDVVPQGQLAAASLLVSIPVVVMYAFGQRFLTEGLTAGAVKG